One genomic region from Cucumis melo cultivar AY chromosome 9, USDA_Cmelo_AY_1.0, whole genome shotgun sequence encodes:
- the LOC103498573 gene encoding uncharacterized protein LOC103498573 isoform X3 has translation MSATFHAVGSLSSSGINIEQLPGRLSPRTPRHLRFSNGYRTKAASNLNLKSVEVPRQWYNLVADLPVKPPPPLHSKTLEPLKPEDLSHFYADELIKQETSTDRYINIPDEVVDIYKLWRPTPLIRAKRLEKLLDTPARIYYKYEGVSPSGSHKPNSAVPQVWYNVQEGVKNVVTETGAGQWGCSLAFACSIFGIGCEVWQVRASYDQKPYRRIMMETWGAKVHPSPSNITDVGRKFLQVDPSSSGSLGIAISEATEVATLNVDTRYCLGSVLNHVLLHQTVIGEECLKQMEALGENPDVVIGCTGGGSNFAGLVFPFLREKLAGKMNPVIRAAEPAACPSLTKGVYAYDYGDTAGMTPLMKMHTLGHNFIPDPIHAGGLRYHGIAPLISHVCNLGLLEAISLPQTECFRGAVQFARSEGLIPAPEPTHAIAATIREALRCRETGESKVILTAMSGHGHFDLPVYEKYLRGGITDLSFAKEKIQESLTTIPQVA, from the exons ATGTCCGCTACCTTCCATGCTGTTGGATCATTATCTTCTTCAGGCATCA ATATTGAGCAACTGCCTGGACGTCTTTCACCTAGAACTCCAAGACATTTGAGGTTTTCAAATGGTTATAGAACAAAAGCAGCATCAAATCTTAATTTGAAATCAGTCGAGGTCCCACGTCAATGGTACAATCTGGTTGCAGATCTTCCTGTAAAACCCCCTCCTCCATTGCATTCCAAGACTCTTGAACCATTAAAACCTGAAGATTTGTCACATTTCTATGCTGATGAATTGATTAAGCAAGAAACCAGTACTGATCGGTACATAAACATCCCCGACGAAGTTGTTGATATTTACAAGCTTTGGCGCCCAACTCCTCTGATCAG AGCTAAGAGATTAGAGAAGCTTCTTGACACACCTGCTAGAATTTACTACAAGTATGAAGGAGTTAGCCCTTCTGGGTCACATAAACCAAACTCTGCTGTTCCACAAGTTTGGTATAATGTACAAGAAGGTGTCAAGAATGTTGTTACAGAAACTGGGGCTGGGCAATGGGGATGCAGTTTGGCCTTTGCATGCAGCATATTTGGTATTGGCTGTGAg GTGTGGCAAGTGCGTGCTTCTTATGATCAAAAACCGTATCGACGAATAATGATGGAAACTTGGGGGGCAAAAGTACACCCATCTCCGTCCAATATCACAGATGTAGGTAGAAAATTTCTTCAAGTTGACCCATCAAGTTCGGGAAGTTTGGGAATTGCCATTTCAGAAGCAACGGAGGTTGCAACTCTCAATGTTGATACCAGATACTGTTTGGGAAGTGTTCTCAACCATGTTTTGCTTCACCAAACCGTCATCGGTGAAGAGTGTCTAAAACAAATGGAAGCCTTAGGTGAGAACCCGGATGTTGTCATAGGTTGCACTGGTGGGGGGTCGAACTTTGCAGGTCTTGTCTTCCCGTTCCTCCGCGAGAAACTTGCTGGAAAAATGAACCCTGTCATTAGAGCAGCTGAACCTGCAGCATGTCCTTCCTTAACCAAAGGCGTTTATGCTTATGATTATGGCGATACAGCTGGGATGACGCCTTTGATGAAAATGCACACACTTGGTCACAACTTCATTCCTGATCCCATCCACGCTG GTGGATTGCGGTATCATGGTATTGCTCCATTGATCTCACATGTCTGTAATCTTGGTCTTTTGGAAGCTATATCACTTCCCCAGACAGAATGCTTTCGAG GTGCTGTACAATTTGCTCGATCGGAGGGACTAATACCAGCACCTGAGCCAACTCATGCAATTGCTGCAACTATTCGAGAGGCTCTTCGCTGTCGAGAAACTGGAGAATCGAAAGTTATTCTCACAGCCATGAGTGGGCATGGTCACTTTGACTTGCCTGTGTATGAGAAGTATCTACGAGGTGGGATTACAGATCTTTCTTTTGCAAAGGAGAAGATACAAGAATCACTAACCACCATTCCTCAGGTGGCCTGA
- the LOC103498573 gene encoding uncharacterized protein LOC103498573 isoform X2, with product MSATFHAVGSLSSSGISNGGDIEQLPGRLSPRTPRHLRFSNGYRTKAASNLNLKSVEVPRQWYNLVADLPVKPPPPLHSKTLEPLKPEDLSHFYADELIKQETSTDRYINIPDEVVDIYKLWRPTPLIRAKRLEKLLDTPARIYYKYEGVSPSGSHKPNSAVPQVWYNVQEGVKNVVTETGAGQWGCSLAFACSIFGIGCEVWQVRASYDQKPYRRIMMETWGAKVHPSPSNITDVGRKFLQVDPSSSGSLGIAISEATEVATLNVDTRYCLGSVLNHVLLHQTVIGEECLKQMEALGENPDVVIGCTGGGSNFAGLVFPFLREKLAGKMNPVIRAAEPAACPSLTKGVYAYDYGDTAGMTPLMKMHTLGHNFIPDPIHAGGLRYHGIAPLISHVCNLGLLEAISLPQTECFRGAVQFARSEGLIPAPEPTHAIAATIREALRCRETGESKVILTAMSGHGHFDLPVYEKYLRGGITDLSFAKEKIQESLTTIPQVA from the exons ATGTCCGCTACCTTCCATGCTGTTGGATCATTATCTTCTTCAGGCATCAGTAATGGCGGAG ATATTGAGCAACTGCCTGGACGTCTTTCACCTAGAACTCCAAGACATTTGAGGTTTTCAAATGGTTATAGAACAAAAGCAGCATCAAATCTTAATTTGAAATCAGTCGAGGTCCCACGTCAATGGTACAATCTGGTTGCAGATCTTCCTGTAAAACCCCCTCCTCCATTGCATTCCAAGACTCTTGAACCATTAAAACCTGAAGATTTGTCACATTTCTATGCTGATGAATTGATTAAGCAAGAAACCAGTACTGATCGGTACATAAACATCCCCGACGAAGTTGTTGATATTTACAAGCTTTGGCGCCCAACTCCTCTGATCAG AGCTAAGAGATTAGAGAAGCTTCTTGACACACCTGCTAGAATTTACTACAAGTATGAAGGAGTTAGCCCTTCTGGGTCACATAAACCAAACTCTGCTGTTCCACAAGTTTGGTATAATGTACAAGAAGGTGTCAAGAATGTTGTTACAGAAACTGGGGCTGGGCAATGGGGATGCAGTTTGGCCTTTGCATGCAGCATATTTGGTATTGGCTGTGAg GTGTGGCAAGTGCGTGCTTCTTATGATCAAAAACCGTATCGACGAATAATGATGGAAACTTGGGGGGCAAAAGTACACCCATCTCCGTCCAATATCACAGATGTAGGTAGAAAATTTCTTCAAGTTGACCCATCAAGTTCGGGAAGTTTGGGAATTGCCATTTCAGAAGCAACGGAGGTTGCAACTCTCAATGTTGATACCAGATACTGTTTGGGAAGTGTTCTCAACCATGTTTTGCTTCACCAAACCGTCATCGGTGAAGAGTGTCTAAAACAAATGGAAGCCTTAGGTGAGAACCCGGATGTTGTCATAGGTTGCACTGGTGGGGGGTCGAACTTTGCAGGTCTTGTCTTCCCGTTCCTCCGCGAGAAACTTGCTGGAAAAATGAACCCTGTCATTAGAGCAGCTGAACCTGCAGCATGTCCTTCCTTAACCAAAGGCGTTTATGCTTATGATTATGGCGATACAGCTGGGATGACGCCTTTGATGAAAATGCACACACTTGGTCACAACTTCATTCCTGATCCCATCCACGCTG GTGGATTGCGGTATCATGGTATTGCTCCATTGATCTCACATGTCTGTAATCTTGGTCTTTTGGAAGCTATATCACTTCCCCAGACAGAATGCTTTCGAG GTGCTGTACAATTTGCTCGATCGGAGGGACTAATACCAGCACCTGAGCCAACTCATGCAATTGCTGCAACTATTCGAGAGGCTCTTCGCTGTCGAGAAACTGGAGAATCGAAAGTTATTCTCACAGCCATGAGTGGGCATGGTCACTTTGACTTGCCTGTGTATGAGAAGTATCTACGAGGTGGGATTACAGATCTTTCTTTTGCAAAGGAGAAGATACAAGAATCACTAACCACCATTCCTCAGGTGGCCTGA
- the LOC103498573 gene encoding uncharacterized protein LOC103498573 isoform X4, which produces MGSKGRIPLPHGRRTFPGFGVLHPEAFVHGLRPPPDIEQLPGRLSPRTPRHLRFSNGYRTKAASNLNLKSVEVPRQWYNLVADLPVKPPPPLHSKTLEPLKPEDLSHFYADELIKQETSTDRYINIPDEVVDIYKLWRPTPLIRAKRLEKLLDTPARIYYKYEGVSPSGSHKPNSAVPQVWYNVQEGVKNVVTETGAGQWGCSLAFACSIFGIGCEVWQVRASYDQKPYRRIMMETWGAKVHPSPSNITDVGRKFLQVDPSSSGSLGIAISEATEVATLNVDTRYCLGSVLNHVLLHQTVIGEECLKQMEALGENPDVVIGCTGGGSNFAGLVFPFLREKLAGKMNPVIRAAEPAACPSLTKGVYAYDYGDTAGMTPLMKMHTLGHNFIPDPIHAGGLRYHGIAPLISHVCNLGLLEAISLPQTECFRGQQCNNKISFCL; this is translated from the exons ATATTGAGCAACTGCCTGGACGTCTTTCACCTAGAACTCCAAGACATTTGAGGTTTTCAAATGGTTATAGAACAAAAGCAGCATCAAATCTTAATTTGAAATCAGTCGAGGTCCCACGTCAATGGTACAATCTGGTTGCAGATCTTCCTGTAAAACCCCCTCCTCCATTGCATTCCAAGACTCTTGAACCATTAAAACCTGAAGATTTGTCACATTTCTATGCTGATGAATTGATTAAGCAAGAAACCAGTACTGATCGGTACATAAACATCCCCGACGAAGTTGTTGATATTTACAAGCTTTGGCGCCCAACTCCTCTGATCAG AGCTAAGAGATTAGAGAAGCTTCTTGACACACCTGCTAGAATTTACTACAAGTATGAAGGAGTTAGCCCTTCTGGGTCACATAAACCAAACTCTGCTGTTCCACAAGTTTGGTATAATGTACAAGAAGGTGTCAAGAATGTTGTTACAGAAACTGGGGCTGGGCAATGGGGATGCAGTTTGGCCTTTGCATGCAGCATATTTGGTATTGGCTGTGAg GTGTGGCAAGTGCGTGCTTCTTATGATCAAAAACCGTATCGACGAATAATGATGGAAACTTGGGGGGCAAAAGTACACCCATCTCCGTCCAATATCACAGATGTAGGTAGAAAATTTCTTCAAGTTGACCCATCAAGTTCGGGAAGTTTGGGAATTGCCATTTCAGAAGCAACGGAGGTTGCAACTCTCAATGTTGATACCAGATACTGTTTGGGAAGTGTTCTCAACCATGTTTTGCTTCACCAAACCGTCATCGGTGAAGAGTGTCTAAAACAAATGGAAGCCTTAGGTGAGAACCCGGATGTTGTCATAGGTTGCACTGGTGGGGGGTCGAACTTTGCAGGTCTTGTCTTCCCGTTCCTCCGCGAGAAACTTGCTGGAAAAATGAACCCTGTCATTAGAGCAGCTGAACCTGCAGCATGTCCTTCCTTAACCAAAGGCGTTTATGCTTATGATTATGGCGATACAGCTGGGATGACGCCTTTGATGAAAATGCACACACTTGGTCACAACTTCATTCCTGATCCCATCCACGCTG GTGGATTGCGGTATCATGGTATTGCTCCATTGATCTCACATGTCTGTAATCTTGGTCTTTTGGAAGCTATATCACTTCCCCAGACAGAATGCTTTCGAG GCCAACAATGCAACAAcaaaatttctttttgtttgtag
- the LOC103498573 gene encoding uncharacterized protein LOC103498573 isoform X1, translating to MGSKGRIPLPHGRRTFPGFGVLHPEAFVHGLRPPPDIEQLPGRLSPRTPRHLRFSNGYRTKAASNLNLKSVEVPRQWYNLVADLPVKPPPPLHSKTLEPLKPEDLSHFYADELIKQETSTDRYINIPDEVVDIYKLWRPTPLIRAKRLEKLLDTPARIYYKYEGVSPSGSHKPNSAVPQVWYNVQEGVKNVVTETGAGQWGCSLAFACSIFGIGCEVWQVRASYDQKPYRRIMMETWGAKVHPSPSNITDVGRKFLQVDPSSSGSLGIAISEATEVATLNVDTRYCLGSVLNHVLLHQTVIGEECLKQMEALGENPDVVIGCTGGGSNFAGLVFPFLREKLAGKMNPVIRAAEPAACPSLTKGVYAYDYGDTAGMTPLMKMHTLGHNFIPDPIHAGGLRYHGIAPLISHVCNLGLLEAISLPQTECFRGAVQFARSEGLIPAPEPTHAIAATIREALRCRETGESKVILTAMSGHGHFDLPVYEKYLRGGITDLSFAKEKIQESLTTIPQVA from the exons ATATTGAGCAACTGCCTGGACGTCTTTCACCTAGAACTCCAAGACATTTGAGGTTTTCAAATGGTTATAGAACAAAAGCAGCATCAAATCTTAATTTGAAATCAGTCGAGGTCCCACGTCAATGGTACAATCTGGTTGCAGATCTTCCTGTAAAACCCCCTCCTCCATTGCATTCCAAGACTCTTGAACCATTAAAACCTGAAGATTTGTCACATTTCTATGCTGATGAATTGATTAAGCAAGAAACCAGTACTGATCGGTACATAAACATCCCCGACGAAGTTGTTGATATTTACAAGCTTTGGCGCCCAACTCCTCTGATCAG AGCTAAGAGATTAGAGAAGCTTCTTGACACACCTGCTAGAATTTACTACAAGTATGAAGGAGTTAGCCCTTCTGGGTCACATAAACCAAACTCTGCTGTTCCACAAGTTTGGTATAATGTACAAGAAGGTGTCAAGAATGTTGTTACAGAAACTGGGGCTGGGCAATGGGGATGCAGTTTGGCCTTTGCATGCAGCATATTTGGTATTGGCTGTGAg GTGTGGCAAGTGCGTGCTTCTTATGATCAAAAACCGTATCGACGAATAATGATGGAAACTTGGGGGGCAAAAGTACACCCATCTCCGTCCAATATCACAGATGTAGGTAGAAAATTTCTTCAAGTTGACCCATCAAGTTCGGGAAGTTTGGGAATTGCCATTTCAGAAGCAACGGAGGTTGCAACTCTCAATGTTGATACCAGATACTGTTTGGGAAGTGTTCTCAACCATGTTTTGCTTCACCAAACCGTCATCGGTGAAGAGTGTCTAAAACAAATGGAAGCCTTAGGTGAGAACCCGGATGTTGTCATAGGTTGCACTGGTGGGGGGTCGAACTTTGCAGGTCTTGTCTTCCCGTTCCTCCGCGAGAAACTTGCTGGAAAAATGAACCCTGTCATTAGAGCAGCTGAACCTGCAGCATGTCCTTCCTTAACCAAAGGCGTTTATGCTTATGATTATGGCGATACAGCTGGGATGACGCCTTTGATGAAAATGCACACACTTGGTCACAACTTCATTCCTGATCCCATCCACGCTG GTGGATTGCGGTATCATGGTATTGCTCCATTGATCTCACATGTCTGTAATCTTGGTCTTTTGGAAGCTATATCACTTCCCCAGACAGAATGCTTTCGAG GTGCTGTACAATTTGCTCGATCGGAGGGACTAATACCAGCACCTGAGCCAACTCATGCAATTGCTGCAACTATTCGAGAGGCTCTTCGCTGTCGAGAAACTGGAGAATCGAAAGTTATTCTCACAGCCATGAGTGGGCATGGTCACTTTGACTTGCCTGTGTATGAGAAGTATCTACGAGGTGGGATTACAGATCTTTCTTTTGCAAAGGAGAAGATACAAGAATCACTAACCACCATTCCTCAGGTGGCCTGA
- the LOC103498572 gene encoding protein FLX-like 2 codes for MGSKGRLPPSHGRRALPGSGVLHPEAFGHALRPPPGAFPPFDMLPPPEVLEQKLAGQHVEIQKLATENQRLAATHGTLRQELAAAQHELQIVHAQIGAVKSEREQQARNLSDKIAKMEAELKAAEPIKLELQQAKSDAQNLIVARQELITRVQHLTQDLQRAHGDVQQVPVLMSELESLRQEYQHCRATYDYEKKLYNDHLESLQVMEKNYITMARELEKLRAELTNTSSLERRHGGPYGTTPNNEIEASGNAAGQNTYEDSYGVAQGRGTLPATAGGASNAGATAYTGPQTGSAAARPNFDATRGPQRGPGYDGGRGSIYDSQRPGYDGQRGPGYNVPGLPTYDASRGVGYDPQTRGVAGGHAAPGNTAPYRSSTPPGRGGGFEAPSRGGGNPGRR; via the exons ATGGGGAGTAAAGGTCGACTTCCCCCTTCACATGGAAGGCGTGCTCTTCCAGGTTCTGGTGTATTGCATCCAGAAGCATTTGGTCACGCGCTACGTCCTCCACCAGGTGCCTTTCCTCCATTTGACATGTTGCCTCCGCCAGAAGTGCTGGAACAGAAGCTAGCTGGGCAACATGTTGAGATACAGAAACTTGCCACTGAGAATCAGAGGCTTGCTGCTACACATGGAACCTTGAGGCAAGAGCTTGCTGCTGCTCAGCATGAGTTGCAAATTGTTCATGCTCAAATAGGAGCCGTGAAGTCTGAAAGGGAACAACAAGCAAGGAATCTTTCTGATAAGATTGCAAAGATGGAAGCAGAGTTAAAAGCAGCTGAGCCAATTAAGTTGGAGTTGCAGCAAGCAAAATCAGATGCTCAAAACTTGATCGTAGCAAGGCAGGAACTTATTACTAGAGTGCAACATTTGACCCAAGACCTCCAGAGGGCCCATGGAGATGTGCAGCAAGTTCCTGTTTTGATGTCGGAACTTGAGAGTTTGAGGCAGGAATATCAGCATTGTAG GGCGACCTATGACTATGAGAAAAAATTATACAATGATCATCTTGAGTCACTTCAGGTGATGGAAAAGAATTATATTACTATGGCTAGGGAACTGGAGAAGCTTAGGGCAGAGTTGACGAACACTTCTAGTTTGGAACGTAGACATG GTGGGCCGTATGGTACTACCCCAAACAATGAGATAGAGGCTTCTGGGAATGCAGCTGGACAAAATACTTACGAAGACAGCTATGGTGTTGCCCAG GGACGTGGGACGCTGCCCGCTACAGCAGGTGGTGCATCCAATGCTGGTGCAACTGCATACACGGGACCTCAAACTGGTTCGGCTGCAGCCCGACCCAACTTCGATGCCACAAGGGGTCCTCAACGAGGACCTGGTTATGATGGAGGAAGAGGATCCATTTATGATTCACAAAGACCTGGTTATGATGGACAAAGAGGACCAGGTTACAACGTGCCTGGGTTACCTACTTACGACGCATCTAGAGGAGTTGGCTATGATCCTCAAACTAGAGGTGTTGCCGGCGGACATGCTGCGCCTGGAAACACCGCTCCTTATCGATCCTCAACACCCCCTGGTCGTGGTGGTGGGTTCGAAGCACCATCTCGAGGTGGAGGAAACCCCGGTCGGAGATGA
- the LOC103498571 gene encoding protein trichome birefringence-like 19: MKLHSNEVPSGKNYTLYKTLAIVFSLVILTVIPLLYNLINYYSVFILNNSPKSPSSPYSSSSSGNGNNGVFEKLSNYGKEEEEAECDMFVGEWIPNPNAPYYSSSSCWAIHEHQNCMKYGRPDGGFMQWRWKPDGCELPIFNPSQFLEIMRDKSLAFVGDSVGRNQMQSLICLLSRVEYPVDESYTADENFKRWKYKTYNFTMASFWTPHLIKANMGDANGPTKTGLFNLYLDEHDQEWTTQIDEFDYIIISAGHWFFRPMVFYENHRIVGCHYCLLPNVTDLGMYYGYRKAFRTAFKTINSLKNFKGITILRTFAPSHFENGLWNEGGNCLRTQPFRSNETQLEGHNLELYMIQMEEYRIAEKEGRRKGKKFRLLDTTQAMLLRPDGHPSRYGHLASENVTLYNDCVHWCLPGPIDAWSDFLLQMLKMEGIRSARDRLQFG, encoded by the exons ATGAAACTCCACAGCAATGAAGTTCCATCAGGGAAAAACTACACCCTTTACAAAACATTAGCCATAGTTTTTAGTTTAGTGATTCTGACAGTGATTCCTCTGTTATACAATCTCATAAACTATTACTCTGTTTTCATTCTCAACAATTCACCAAAATCTCCATCAAGTCCATACTCATCAAGCAGTAGTGGTAATGGAAACAATGGAGTTTTTGAGAAGTTGTCAAATTatgggaaagaagaagaagaagcagaaTGTGATATGTTCGTAGGAGAATGGATACCAAATCCAAATGCTCCATATTATTCAAGCTCGTCATGTTGGGCAATTCATGAACATCAAAACTGTATGAAATATGGAAGACCAGATGGGGGTTTTATGCAATGGAGATGGAAGCCAGATGGTTGTGAACTTCCAATCTTTAATCCTTCTCAGTTTCTTGAGATTATGAGAGATAAATCTTTGGCTTTTGTTGGTGACTCTGTTGGAAGAAACCAAATGCAATCTTTGATATGCCTTCTTTCAAGG GTGGAATATCCAGTAGACGAGTCATACACGGCAGACGAGAATTTCAAGAGATGGAAATACAAAACCTACAACTTCACAATGGCCAGTTTCTGGACACCACATCTAATCAAAGCCAATATGGGAGATGCCAACGGTCCTACTAAAACCGGTCTCTTCAACCTCTACTTAGACGAACATGACCAAGAATGGACAACTCAAATCGACGAATTCGACTACATCATCATCTCTGCTGGCCATTGGTTCTTCCGTCCGATGGTTTTCTACGAAAACCACCGCATTGTTGGTTGCCATTACTGCCTCCTCCCAAACGTCACTGATCTTGGAATGTACTATGGTTACCGAAAAGCCTTCCGAACAGCATTCAAAACCATAAACAGCTTAAAGAATTTCAAGGGAATAACAATTCTAAGAACATTTGCACCGTCACATTTCGAGAACGGGCTATGGAATGAAGGAGGGAATTGTTTAAGAACACAACCGTTTCGAAGCAATGAAACGCAATTGGAAGGGCATAATCTAGAGTTGTATATGATTCAAATGGAAGAATATAGGATTGCagaaaaggaaggaagaagaaaagggaagaaatttAGGCTTCTTGATACGACACAAGCAATGTTGTTGCGGCCGGATGGGCATCCGAGTCGGTACGGGCATTTGGCGAGTGAGAATGTGACATTGTATAATGATTGTGTTCATTGGTGTCTACCGGGGCCTATTGATGCTTGGAGTGATTTCTTGCTTCAGATGTTGAAGATGGAAGGGATTAGATCAGCTAGGGATAGGTTACAGTTTGGTTAG
- the LOC103498570 gene encoding protein trichome birefringence-like 19 — translation MNENIWYLDFRAVFNMKLHAFEAPIVNKSVLWNSYKGILLALTLILLTIIPLSTNKNLPSSVPSLWKNITSLKTVKSEKKCDVFRGAWVPKSEQPYYMNDTCDMMFEYQNCLKYGRPDREFLKWRWKPDECELPLFDSAQFLEIVKGKSLAFVGDSVARNHMQSLLCLLSNVSHPMDVSLKYNLTYDFKRWFFPDYNFTVARFWSPYLVKSRDADQNGFSSNSLMNLYLDEADETWTSAVETFDYVIFSAGQWFFRPQVYYENGQMKGCFNCQQSNVTQILNFYGYGKVFQTAFRKLMGLKGYKGMTFMRTFSPSHFENGDWNKGGNCARTRPFTKEEMNWKSFVFELHKAQVEEFRAAEEEGLRRGLQFRLLDTTEAMLMRPDGHPNHYSPPRNGNIADCVHWCLPGPIDTWNEFLFYILKQEGKIHIDNV, via the exons ATGAATGAAAACATTTGGTATCTAGATTTCAGAGCTGTTTTCAACATGAAGCTTCATGCTTTTGAAGCTCCAATTGTTAACAAATCAGTGTTGTGGAATTCCTACAAAGGGATTCTTCTAGCTCTGACACTGATTCTTCTAACAATCATTCCTCTGTCTACAAACAAGAATTTGCCTTCATCAGTGCCAAGCCTATGGAAAAACATCACCAGTCTGAAGACAGTGAAGTCAGAGAAGAAATGTGACGTGTTTCGTGGCGCTTGGGTGCCGAAATCCGAGCAGCCGTATTACATGAATGACACTTGTGATATGATGTTTGAATACCAAAACTGTTTGAAGTATGGAAGGCCAGATAGAGAATTCTTGAAGTGGAGATGGAAACCAGATGAATGTGAGCTTCCTCTTTTTGATTCTGCTCAGTTCTTGGAAATTGTTAAAGGGAAGTCCCTTGCTTTTGTTGGAGACTCCGTCGCTAGAAATCATATGCAGTCATTGTTGTGTCTCCTCTCCAAT GTATCTCATCCAATGGATGTTTCTCTTAAATACAACCTAACATACGATTTCAAAAGGTGGTTCTTTCCTGATTACAATTTCACCGTGGCAAGATTCTGGTCACCATATTTGGTTAAAAGCAGGGACGCAGACCAGAATGGTTTCTCCTCCAACAGCCTCATGAATCTATACTTGGATGAGGCAGACGAAACCTGGACTTCCGCGGTCGAAACTTTCGACTATGTGATCTTCTCAGCAGGACAGTGGTTTTTTCGCCCTCAAGTATATTatgaaaatggtcaaatgaAAGGATGTTTCAATTGCCAGCAAAGTAATGTCACACAGATTTTGAACTTCTATGGTTACGGGAAAGTCTTTCAAACTGCCTTTAGGAAGCTTATGGGGCTCAAAGGCTACAAAGGGATGACATTTATGAGGACATTTTCTCCATCGCACTTTGAGAATGGAGATTGGAACAAAGGAGGTAACTGTGCAAGGACAAGGCCATTTACAAAGGAAGAGATGAACTGGAAAAGTTTTGTCTTTGAGTTGCATAAGGCTCAAGTGGAGGAATTCAGAGCAGCAGAGGAGGAGGGGTTGAGGAGAGGCCTGCAATTCAGGCTGTTAGACACAACTGAGGCTATGCTGATGAGACCAGATGGGCATCCAAACCATTATTCTCCACCTAGGAATGGGAATATAGCTGACTGTGTGCACTGGTGTTTGCCAGGCCCCATTGACACATGGAATGAGTTTTTATTCTATATACTGAAGCAGGAAGGGAAGATACACATTGATAATGTATAG